The genomic region GGATGGGTCAACCGCTCCGTTTGGGTCTTCATAAGACCTTGAGCATACTTGCCGAAAGATTCGACTCTTGCAAACTGCCGAGTCTGGATAGTCTTAATGAGAGCGCGTTCCTGGTTTTTGCCCCCGACCATTCTCTTCTGTTTTTATTTGAGTCGGCCCTCAGCGCCCATATTCATTCGCAGCAGGAATTTGAGTCAGTGAGTATTTCGGTACAAGCTGATTTTCATTCAAAATCAATGGTTCTAACCATGCGTATTTCCAATTGCGAATCCATGACAGCGCTTCATGCTGACGCCGAATCTCAAATCTATGCCGAGGCTCTGGCCGAGCTAATGGAAGTGAGACTTGAAATGACCGATGTCCGAGATGCTCAAAGCCGGCTCTTGCGATTCACATTTCCGATTTTCGAAATCGAAGAATAAATCAGTGAACTCTCCAAAACGGACAGAATCGATCATCACGATTGGAAGTGAACTTTTCTTCCAGAGAAGTTCAATCTCCGACTCAATGGGTCTGAATATACGGCTGGCATCGGTGGAAACATTTATTGAGGGACTGGAACGGCTCAAGACGGATTCGTTCGAGCTTGTGGTGGTCGATGACACGGTTGAAACAGACGGGATAGCCAATATTCTCGCTCATCTAAGAAATCAATCCCCCTATTGGGCTATTCTACTTATTGCTCAGGACACAGGATTAGTTAACGCATTGGAGGCTGCAGGAGAATCGCGGTTTGATATACTGTCCAAGCCGTATTCGATCGGGATGCTGGTTTTTCGAATCCGAAAAAGTATTGAGCGGGCAAAGCTCTCCGAGCAGCTTTTTCGACTCAAAGAACATTCGGCTATGTCACTGGGCTTTGACAATCTTGTTGGCTCATCCAAGCCGATCCAACAGATAAAAGAAATTATTAACAGAGTCGCTGCCACAGATATCTCTCTGCTTATATCAGGCGAGCCCGGAACGGGCCGACAGCACTGCGCGAGAATTATCCATGAACATTCGCATCAGCGATTTGGGCGGTTTGTAAGTCTTGACTGCGCTCTCATTCCTCAGGCTTTGTTCGAAGTCGAATTGCAACAACTGACCATGCTCGGTGAAAAAGGGAATTTACATGGAACGCTCTTTTTAGGAAATGCCGACACGCTCTCGACTCACCTGCAATTGCAAGTCCTGAAATTTCTCAAAGTCACATCATTACAGACCTCCTGCTTCGGCGGCGGCGAAATACAAAATCTGCGGCTCATCTCATCGGCCTCAACAATTCTGGCTGAGATGACCCGAAACGGGCAATTCTCAACCGAGCTTTATAACATTTTGAATGTTGTAAGTCTGGCTCTTCCCCCGCTTAAAAATAGAGCCGAGGATATTGAGCAGTTGATAGTTCATTTGTTGCGTCACATAGCCTATGAATCAAATCAACCTGAACGCGCAATCACCGCGAGGGCAGTTGACAAACTCCTGAATTATTTCTGGCCCGGAAATATCGAAGAATTAAAAAAAACAATACTCAATTCCTCTCTCTTTTGCGCAGAAAACAGGATCAAAAGCGATGATATTCGTCTGCCAATTGCTCAAGACAACGAGAAACGATCTCTTGTCCTCTCAAACATTCCGGACTTTTCCAATGAAGGCGGGTTGCTTGGCTCAAACCAGCGCAACCTTATTGTCCGGGCGCTCTCTGACAATAACTGGAATTACAAAAAGACAGCCGCCGCGCTTGGAATCGGCCGGACCACCCTCTGGCGCAAAATAAAAAAGTTCGACTTGAATCCGTCAGGTTCACAGTAATAGGCATCCTGGACTACAGGATGCGAACCGCAAAGCATCAGCCGAGCAATTTATTGTGATTGTTCGGCTATGCTCCTGATCGTATCTTTAATGCATGGACTTTTTTGAAGATGAAAACTCCAAAACAAAATCATTCCGAAGTGATTCAATAAAACCGCTTGCGGACAGAATGCGTCCGCAAACGTTCAATGAATTAATCGGCCAGGAAGCTGTGGTGGGAGAAACCACGCCTCTTCGCATGGCTATCGAACAGGACAAAGT from Candidatus Zixiibacteriota bacterium harbors:
- a CDS encoding sigma 54-interacting transcriptional regulator; translated protein: MNSPKRTESIITIGSELFFQRSSISDSMGLNIRLASVETFIEGLERLKTDSFELVVVDDTVETDGIANILAHLRNQSPYWAILLIAQDTGLVNALEAAGESRFDILSKPYSIGMLVFRIRKSIERAKLSEQLFRLKEHSAMSLGFDNLVGSSKPIQQIKEIINRVAATDISLLISGEPGTGRQHCARIIHEHSHQRFGRFVSLDCALIPQALFEVELQQLTMLGEKGNLHGTLFLGNADTLSTHLQLQVLKFLKVTSLQTSCFGGGEIQNLRLISSASTILAEMTRNGQFSTELYNILNVVSLALPPLKNRAEDIEQLIVHLLRHIAYESNQPERAITARAVDKLLNYFWPGNIEELKKTILNSSLFCAENRIKSDDIRLPIAQDNEKRSLVLSNIPDFSNEGGLLGSNQRNLIVRALSDNNWNYKKTAAALGIGRTTLWRKIKKFDLNPSGSQ